The following proteins are co-located in the Sporosarcina pasteurii genome:
- a CDS encoding A24 family peptidase → MELLIGVLFFIYGLIFGSFFNVVGLRVPKKASISFPPSHCTACERRLGVLDLVPVFSYLFLKGRCRTCSAKISPIYPFMELMTGILFALAYGMLGLSLELIVAIVFISLLIIITVTDLAYMLIPNKILFPFGIVLFLLRFISPLTPWWSSIVGAVIGFGVLLVIAVISKGGMGGGDIKLFLVIGLVIGPVQTLLTLFIASLIGTIVGFIFLKRTKQGRKTPIPFGPSISAAAVIVYFWGSFIVDWYGKLFV, encoded by the coding sequence ATGGAATTATTAATTGGTGTTCTGTTTTTTATTTACGGCTTAATCTTCGGCTCATTTTTTAATGTTGTTGGGTTGCGTGTTCCCAAAAAAGCGTCGATTTCTTTTCCGCCTTCGCATTGTACAGCATGTGAAAGAAGGCTAGGCGTTCTGGATTTAGTGCCAGTTTTTTCATATTTATTTTTAAAGGGACGATGTAGAACCTGCTCCGCAAAAATTAGTCCTATTTATCCGTTTATGGAATTGATGACCGGAATACTTTTTGCGTTAGCATACGGTATGCTCGGGTTAAGTTTAGAGTTGATTGTCGCGATTGTCTTTATTTCACTACTGATCATCATTACCGTAACTGATCTTGCGTACATGCTCATTCCGAATAAAATTCTTTTTCCTTTTGGTATTGTCCTATTCTTGTTACGTTTCATTTCGCCATTAACGCCTTGGTGGAGTAGTATCGTAGGGGCTGTCATTGGATTTGGTGTATTGCTGGTCATTGCTGTTATTTCAAAGGGAGGGATGGGAGGCGGCGATATAAAGTTATTTCTCGTTATTGGTCTAGTCATCGGACCAGTGCAGACATTGCTTACTTTATTTATCGCTTCTTTAATCGGTACAATTGTCGGCTTTATTTTCTTAAAGAGAACGAAACAAGGGCGAAAAACGCCAATTCCATTTGGGCCTTCTATCTCGGCAGCAGCCGTGATTGTTTATTTTTGGGGTTCATTTATTGTCGATTGGTATGGGAAGCTGTTTGTATAA
- a CDS encoding nucleoside triphosphate pyrophosphatase, with protein MKFLANQPIILASESPRRKELLQKLGIPFQTMKSNVVENVESTPSSVNRYVTELAIEKAKAIAKHHVEKAVIGADTIVSFNGKVFPKPKDKEQAKQFLQTLSGQTHLVITAVAIMYAGEAHSFFSETKVTFYELDDAMIDAYIETGDCFDKAGAYGIQSGGLLFVQALSGDYYSVMGLPVAQLSRVLQDIGAITLKRSVKDE; from the coding sequence ATGAAGTTTTTAGCGAATCAACCGATCATTTTAGCTTCAGAATCACCGAGGCGGAAAGAATTGCTGCAGAAATTGGGGATTCCTTTTCAAACGATGAAAAGTAATGTTGTAGAGAATGTCGAATCTACCCCATCTAGTGTCAACAGGTACGTGACAGAATTAGCGATTGAAAAAGCAAAAGCGATTGCCAAACATCATGTGGAAAAAGCGGTCATTGGTGCGGATACGATTGTTAGTTTTAATGGAAAGGTTTTTCCTAAACCGAAAGATAAAGAACAGGCAAAGCAGTTCTTACAAACGCTTTCTGGACAAACCCACTTAGTCATTACAGCTGTTGCGATTATGTATGCTGGAGAAGCTCATTCCTTTTTTTCGGAGACGAAAGTTACGTTTTATGAGCTAGATGATGCTATGATAGATGCTTATATTGAAACAGGTGATTGTTTTGATAAAGCGGGTGCTTACGGGATTCAATCAGGCGGTTTATTATTTGTGCAAGCATTAAGCGGAGATTATTACTCAGTAATGGGACTTCCTGTCGCACAACTTTCAAGAGTGTTACAAGACATTGGTGCTATCACACTAAAAAGGAGTGTGAAGGACGAATGA
- the radC gene encoding DNA repair protein RadC, which produces MKLDEKPQMMIRDVHLADRPRERLIRQGASSLSNQELIAILLRTGTKQESVLTLANRILTSFDKIQDFQYATLEECMKVKGVGQAKAVQLLAAVELGKRVNRKDSRERYVIRSPEDAANYLMTDMASLQQEHFVALFLNVKNEVLHKETIFIGSLNASIVHPRELFREAVKRSAASIICAHNHPSGNPAPSPEDIEVTKRLVAAGDMMGIDVLDHLVIGDHQFISLKEKGYM; this is translated from the coding sequence ATGAAACTGGATGAAAAGCCACAAATGATGATTCGAGATGTTCATCTTGCGGACAGGCCCCGAGAGCGATTGATTAGGCAAGGTGCGAGCAGTTTATCCAATCAAGAACTAATTGCGATATTATTAAGGACAGGTACAAAACAAGAGTCAGTCCTAACGTTAGCAAATCGCATCCTAACCTCTTTTGATAAAATACAAGACTTCCAATATGCAACACTTGAAGAATGTATGAAAGTGAAAGGGGTTGGACAAGCGAAGGCAGTTCAACTCCTAGCAGCTGTAGAGCTTGGAAAAAGAGTGAATCGGAAGGACTCTCGAGAGCGATATGTCATTCGTTCACCAGAGGATGCTGCAAACTATTTAATGACGGATATGGCGTCTTTGCAACAGGAGCACTTTGTTGCTTTATTTTTAAATGTTAAAAATGAAGTACTACATAAGGAAACGATTTTTATTGGCTCATTAAACGCTTCGATTGTTCATCCAAGGGAGCTATTTCGTGAAGCGGTAAAACGTTCCGCGGCTTCCATTATTTGTGCGCATAATCATCCTTCCGGCAATCCCGCGCCATCGCCTGAAGATATTGAAGTGACGAAGAGATTGGTGGCAGCAGGTGATATGATGGGGATAGATGTACTAGATCATCTGGTCATAGGGGACCATCAGTTCATAAGCCTTAAAGAAAAAGGGTACATGTGA
- a CDS encoding rod shape-determining protein — translation MFGFGAKDVGIDLGTANTLVFIKGKGIVLREPSVVAKNTHTGEIVAVGSAAKNMIGRTPGSIIATRPMKDGVIADFEITTAMIEHYMKEAMKASGGSWKKPNVMVCVPYGITSVEQRAVIDASRQGGAKDAYTIEEPFAAAIGAGLPVWEPTGSMVVDIGGGTTEVAVISLGGIVTSESIRVGGDTMDNAISGYIRKTYNLTIGERTAEAIKLEIGSAKVEEETEKMEIRGRDLLTGLPKTIEISSDEIAGALRESISHIIEGVKKTLETTPPELSSDVMERGIVLTGGGALLRSLDKVISEETNMPVFIAEEPLDSVAIGTGKALDNFDIIKKMQAK, via the coding sequence TTGTTTGGATTCGGTGCTAAAGATGTTGGAATTGATCTAGGTACAGCAAATACATTAGTGTTTATTAAGGGGAAAGGCATAGTATTAAGAGAGCCTTCCGTTGTTGCAAAAAATACGCATACAGGTGAAATTGTCGCAGTAGGAAGTGCTGCGAAAAATATGATAGGCCGTACACCAGGTTCAATTATTGCGACACGCCCAATGAAAGATGGCGTAATTGCTGATTTTGAAATTACGACTGCAATGATAGAGCATTATATGAAAGAAGCAATGAAAGCGTCAGGTGGCTCCTGGAAAAAGCCAAATGTGATGGTTTGTGTGCCTTATGGCATTACATCGGTTGAACAAAGAGCCGTAATCGATGCATCCCGTCAAGGTGGCGCTAAAGATGCGTATACGATTGAGGAGCCATTTGCAGCTGCAATCGGTGCAGGGCTACCAGTATGGGAGCCGACAGGAAGTATGGTCGTTGATATTGGTGGCGGTACAACAGAAGTCGCGGTTATTTCACTTGGCGGAATTGTTACAAGTGAGTCAATTCGTGTCGGCGGAGATACAATGGATAACGCAATTTCAGGGTATATCCGTAAAACGTATAACTTAACTATTGGTGAACGAACAGCAGAAGCGATTAAATTAGAAATTGGCTCTGCAAAAGTTGAGGAAGAAACAGAGAAAATGGAAATCCGTGGACGAGATTTATTGACAGGTTTACCGAAAACGATTGAAATTTCCTCAGACGAAATTGCAGGTGCTTTACGTGAATCTATTAGCCATATTATTGAAGGTGTGAAGAAAACATTAGAAACTACACCGCCAGAACTTTCTTCAGACGTGATGGAACGCGGTATCGTGTTAACAGGGGGCGGCGCATTATTACGTAGCCTCGACAAAGTCATTTCTGAAGAAACCAATATGCCAGTCTTCATCGCAGAAGAACCGCTAGATTCCGTAGCGATTGGAACAGGGAAAGCTTTAGATAATTTTGATATCATCAAAAAAATGCAAGCAAAATAA